A DNA window from Enterobacter cloacae subsp. cloacae ATCC 13047 contains the following coding sequences:
- the rplU gene encoding 50S ribosomal protein L21, with the protein MYAVFQSGGKQHRVSEGQTVRLEKLDIATGESVEFAEVLMIANGEEVKIGVPFVDGGVIKAEVVAHGRGEKVKIVKFRRRKHYRKQQGHRQWFTDVKITGISA; encoded by the coding sequence ATGTACGCGGTTTTCCAAAGTGGTGGTAAACAACACCGAGTAAGCGAAGGTCAGACCGTTCGCCTGGAAAAGCTGGACATCGCAACTGGCGAATCTGTTGAGTTCGCAGAAGTTCTGATGATCGCAAACGGTGAAGAAGTCAAAATCGGCGTTCCTTTCGTTGATGGCGGCGTTATCAAAGCTGAAGTTGTTGCTCACGGTCGTGGCGAGAAAGTTAAAATCGTTAAGTTTCGTCGTCGTAAACACTACCGTAAGCAGCAGGGCCACCGTCAGTGGTTCACTGATGTGAAAATTACTGGCATCAGCGCCTAA
- a CDS encoding DMT family transporter, translating to MKQQAGIGILLALTTAMCWGALPIAMKQVLEVMEPPTVVFYRFLMASIGLGAILAVKGKLPPLRLFRKPRWLVLLAIATGGLFGNFILFSSSLQYLSPTASQVIGQLSPVGMMVASVVILKEKMRGTQIVGASMLLCGLVMFFNTSLIEIFTRLTDYTWGVIFGVGAATVWVSYGVAQKVLLRRLASQQILFLLYTLCTIALLPLAKPGVITQLSDWQLACLIFCGLNTLVGYGALAEAMARWQAAQVSALITLTPLFTLLFSDLLSMAWPDVFVRPMLNLLGYLGAFVVVAGAMYSAIGHRLWGRWRKNEAVPAQANDLRRVK from the coding sequence ATGAAGCAGCAGGCCGGCATTGGAATTCTTTTGGCGCTCACAACCGCAATGTGCTGGGGTGCGTTGCCAATTGCAATGAAGCAGGTACTGGAAGTGATGGAACCGCCTACGGTGGTGTTTTATCGCTTTCTGATGGCAAGTATCGGCCTGGGGGCCATCCTTGCTGTTAAAGGCAAGCTTCCGCCCCTGCGTCTCTTCCGTAAACCGCGCTGGCTGGTATTACTGGCTATCGCGACGGGGGGACTGTTTGGCAACTTCATTCTGTTCAGTTCTTCCCTGCAATATCTCAGCCCGACGGCGTCGCAAGTGATTGGTCAACTTTCACCGGTTGGCATGATGGTTGCCAGCGTCGTTATCCTCAAGGAGAAGATGCGCGGTACGCAGATCGTCGGGGCGAGCATGCTGCTATGTGGCCTGGTAATGTTCTTCAATACCAGCCTGATAGAGATTTTTACCCGCCTGACCGATTACACCTGGGGTGTAATCTTCGGTGTGGGGGCAGCGACGGTTTGGGTGAGCTATGGCGTCGCGCAAAAGGTGTTATTGCGTCGTCTTGCCTCACAGCAGATCCTCTTTTTGCTGTACACTTTGTGTACAATAGCATTATTGCCGTTAGCGAAGCCGGGGGTGATCACTCAGCTTAGCGACTGGCAGCTGGCGTGCCTCATATTTTGTGGGCTGAATACGCTGGTCGGTTATGGCGCGCTGGCCGAAGCAATGGCGCGCTGGCAGGCAGCACAGGTGAGTGCATTGATTACGCTCACTCCGCTGTTTACGCTGTTATTTTCAGATTTGTTATCAATGGCCTGGCCCGATGTCTTCGTCAGACCGATGCTCAACCTGTTGGGCTATCTCGGTGCGTTTGTCGTGGTTGCGGGCGCGATGTATTCCGCCATTGGTCATCGTCTCTGGGGGCGTTGGCGCAAAAATGAAGCGGTCCCCGCTCAGGCGAATGATTTACGGAGAGTAAAATGA
- the pmrB gene encoding two-component system sensor histidine kinase PmrB: MNSMRRRLMVLLAVILLFFQLISVIWLWHESREQIGFLVNETLSAKARNNHVEKEIREAIASLLVPSLVMVGFTLLFSFWAVTWITRPLNQLRASLANRSADNLTPLPMYSDMEEIGAVTTSLNQLLARLDHTIQQERLFTADAAHELRTPLAGIRLHLELMAQSGSPQASALISRIDQLMHTIEQLLMLARAGQAMASGHYETVNWTDNIITPLGLEHEAKEHTVIWPAKSPLTVQGDAVLLRLMLRNLLENAGRYSPAGTTITVTLTAQDGGTRVSVIDQGPGIDEAHRQSIIEPFRRLDQRYGGSGLGLSIVQRIVQLHHGKLTLENAAEGGLIASCWLPSTLE; encoded by the coding sequence ATGAACAGTATGCGTCGGCGATTAATGGTTTTGCTGGCGGTGATCCTGTTATTTTTCCAGTTGATAAGCGTGATTTGGCTGTGGCATGAAAGCCGCGAACAGATTGGCTTTCTGGTCAATGAAACGCTGTCTGCAAAGGCACGTAACAACCATGTCGAAAAAGAGATCCGCGAAGCGATTGCCTCGCTGCTGGTCCCTTCCCTGGTGATGGTCGGTTTTACCCTGCTCTTCTCCTTCTGGGCAGTCACCTGGATAACTCGTCCGCTGAATCAATTGCGGGCCAGTCTGGCGAATCGTTCGGCGGACAACCTCACTCCGCTGCCCATGTATTCAGATATGGAAGAGATTGGCGCCGTCACAACCTCTCTGAACCAATTGCTCGCCAGGCTTGATCACACCATACAACAGGAAAGGCTCTTTACCGCCGATGCTGCGCATGAACTGCGAACCCCACTCGCCGGGATCAGGTTGCATCTGGAACTGATGGCACAGTCAGGTTCGCCACAGGCTTCAGCATTAATCAGCCGTATCGATCAACTCATGCATACCATTGAACAGCTGCTGATGCTGGCGCGGGCCGGGCAGGCAATGGCGAGCGGCCACTACGAGACGGTAAACTGGACAGACAATATCATCACCCCGCTTGGCCTTGAGCATGAAGCCAAAGAACATACGGTGATATGGCCGGCCAAAAGTCCGCTAACGGTGCAGGGGGACGCGGTGCTTCTGCGACTCATGCTGCGTAACCTGCTGGAGAATGCCGGGCGCTACAGCCCCGCAGGGACCACCATCACAGTGACATTGACCGCACAGGACGGCGGTACGCGGGTCAGCGTAATCGATCAGGGTCCCGGTATTGATGAAGCACACCGGCAGTCGATTATCGAGCCGTTCCGTCGTCTCGATCAGCGCTACGGTGGCAGTGGCCTGGGTCTGAGCATTGTGCAACGCATTGTGCAGCTTCACCACGGAAAGCTGACGCTGGAGAATGCCGCAGAAGGCGGTCTCATTGCCAGTTGCTGGCTGCCTTCAACGTTAGAATAA
- the ibaG gene encoding BolA family iron metabolism protein IbaG, whose product MENHEIQTVLMNALSLQEAHVTGDGSHFQVIAVGEMFDGMSRVKKQQAVYAPLMEYIADNRIHALSIKAFTPQEWARDRKLNGF is encoded by the coding sequence ATGGAAAATCATGAAATCCAGACAGTGCTGATGAATGCACTCTCACTTCAGGAAGCCCACGTCACAGGCGATGGCAGTCACTTCCAGGTTATTGCTGTGGGTGAGATGTTCGACGGTATGAGCCGTGTGAAGAAACAGCAGGCTGTGTACGCGCCGCTGATGGAATATATTGCGGATAACCGCATACACGCCCTGTCGATTAAAGCGTTCACCCCGCAAGAGTGGGCACGCGATCGCAAACTAAACGGTTTTTGA
- the pmrA gene encoding two-component system response regulator PmrA, whose translation MKLLIVEDDLLLQEGLALALSNEGYALDCAATAAEADALIQSGEYSLVILDLGLPDKDGATLLSQWRRRGVDNPVLILTARDAIEDRINGLDSGADDYLVKPFALAELQARVRALIRRYQGHSDNLLTDGDITLNLQTQQVLCQSLPVEVTPKEFALLTRLIMRSGQTVHRETLQQDIYSWQDDPGSNTLEVHIHNLRRKLGKDRIKTVRGVGYRLERQK comes from the coding sequence ATGAAACTACTTATAGTTGAAGACGATCTGTTATTACAGGAAGGGCTGGCGCTGGCGCTGTCCAATGAAGGCTATGCCCTCGACTGCGCCGCCACGGCGGCAGAGGCGGATGCCCTGATCCAGAGCGGTGAATACAGTCTGGTGATCCTCGATCTGGGCCTCCCGGATAAAGACGGGGCCACGTTGTTAAGCCAGTGGCGGCGTCGCGGTGTTGACAACCCGGTGTTGATCCTGACGGCGCGCGATGCCATCGAAGATCGTATCAACGGCCTGGATTCCGGCGCGGATGATTATCTGGTGAAGCCGTTTGCCCTTGCAGAGCTACAGGCGCGCGTGCGGGCGTTAATTCGCCGCTATCAGGGGCACAGTGATAACTTACTGACCGACGGTGATATTACCCTGAATCTGCAAACTCAGCAGGTGCTGTGCCAGTCTCTGCCTGTTGAGGTCACACCGAAAGAGTTCGCCCTGCTTACGCGTCTGATCATGCGTAGCGGGCAGACGGTACACCGTGAAACCCTCCAGCAGGATATCTACTCCTGGCAGGACGATCCGGGGTCGAATACCCTTGAAGTCCACATTCACAATTTGCGACGCAAACTTGGCAAAGACCGGATAAAAACCGTTCGTGGCGTGGGTTATCGTCTGGAGAGACAGAAATGA
- the cgtA gene encoding Obg family GTPase CgtA, whose amino-acid sequence MKFVDEATILVVAGDGGNGCVSFRREKYIPRGGPDGGDGGDGGDVWLEADENLNTLIDYRFEKSFRAERGQNGQSRDCTGKRGKDVTIKVPVGTRVIDQGTGETMGDMTKHGQRLMVAKGGWHGLGNSRFKSSVNRTPRQKTMGTPGDKRDLQLELMLLADVGMLGMPNAGKSTFIRAVSAAKPKVADYPFTTLVPSLGVVRMDNEKSFVVADIPGLIEGAAEGAGLGIRFLKHLERCRVLLHLIDIDPIDGSDPVENARIIVGELEKYSEKLANKPRWLVFNKIDLMDKAEAEAKAKAIAEAMGWEDKYYLISAASQVGVKDLCWDVMTFIIENPVVQAEEAKQPEKVEFMWDDYHRQQLEELEAEEEDDWDDDWDEDDEEGVEFIYKH is encoded by the coding sequence ATGAAGTTTGTTGATGAAGCGACGATCCTGGTCGTGGCAGGTGATGGCGGCAACGGTTGCGTAAGCTTCCGCCGTGAAAAATATATTCCTCGTGGTGGCCCTGACGGCGGCGACGGCGGCGACGGCGGTGACGTATGGCTGGAGGCGGATGAGAACCTCAACACGCTGATCGACTACCGTTTCGAAAAATCTTTCCGCGCTGAGCGTGGCCAGAACGGCCAGAGCCGTGACTGTACCGGTAAACGTGGTAAAGACGTCACCATTAAGGTACCAGTGGGTACGCGTGTGATCGATCAGGGTACCGGTGAGACCATGGGCGATATGACCAAACACGGTCAGCGTCTGATGGTTGCAAAAGGGGGTTGGCACGGTCTGGGCAACAGCCGTTTCAAATCTTCCGTCAACCGTACGCCGCGTCAGAAAACAATGGGTACGCCGGGCGATAAGCGCGACCTGCAGCTGGAGCTGATGCTGCTGGCCGATGTGGGGATGCTGGGGATGCCAAACGCTGGTAAATCCACGTTTATTCGCGCCGTCTCTGCCGCTAAGCCAAAAGTGGCGGACTATCCGTTTACCACGCTGGTGCCAAGCCTGGGCGTTGTCCGTATGGATAACGAGAAGAGCTTTGTGGTTGCCGATATCCCGGGTCTGATTGAAGGCGCAGCGGAAGGTGCCGGTCTGGGGATCCGCTTCCTGAAACACCTTGAGCGCTGCCGCGTACTGCTGCACCTCATCGATATCGATCCGATCGACGGGTCCGATCCGGTAGAAAATGCCCGTATCATCGTCGGCGAGCTGGAGAAATACAGCGAGAAACTGGCGAACAAACCGCGCTGGCTGGTCTTTAACAAGATTGACCTGATGGATAAAGCCGAAGCGGAAGCAAAAGCGAAAGCCATTGCTGAAGCGATGGGATGGGAAGATAAATACTACCTGATCTCCGCGGCAAGCCAGGTTGGCGTGAAAGATCTCTGCTGGGATGTGATGACCTTTATCATCGAGAACCCGGTTGTTCAGGCGGAAGAAGCGAAGCAGCCTGAAAAAGTCGAATTCATGTGGGATGACTACCACCGTCAACAGCTTGAAGAGCTGGAAGCGGAAGAGGAAGACGACTGGGACGACGACTGGGATGAAGACGACGAAGAAGGCGTCGAGTTCATCTACAAGCACTAA
- the mlaB gene encoding lipid asymmetry maintenance protein MlaB, translating into MSQQLSWSREGETLKLSGELDQDLLNPLWDKRHDAMQGVTLIDLSGVTRVDTAGVALLAHLIAVGKKQGATVTLHGASDNVVTLAQLYNLPQDVLPH; encoded by the coding sequence ATGTCGCAGCAACTGAGCTGGTCGCGTGAGGGCGAAACATTAAAGCTGTCCGGTGAACTCGATCAGGATCTGCTCAACCCGTTATGGGATAAACGCCATGACGCCATGCAGGGCGTTACGCTGATCGATTTGAGCGGTGTCACGCGGGTAGATACGGCTGGGGTGGCGCTGCTTGCCCACCTCATTGCCGTGGGGAAAAAGCAGGGGGCAACTGTGACGCTTCACGGGGCCAGCGATAATGTCGTCACCCTGGCGCAGCTCTACAATCTTCCTCAGGACGTACTGCCGCATTAA
- the rpmA gene encoding 50S ribosomal protein L27 encodes MAHKKAGGSTRNGRDSEAKRLGVKRFGGESVLAGSIIVRQRGTKFHAGNNVGCGRDHTLFAKADGKVKFEVKGPNNRKYISIVAE; translated from the coding sequence ATGGCACATAAAAAGGCTGGCGGCTCCACACGTAACGGTCGCGATTCAGAAGCTAAACGCCTGGGCGTTAAGCGTTTCGGTGGCGAATCCGTTCTGGCGGGTAGCATCATCGTTCGTCAACGTGGTACCAAATTCCACGCTGGCAACAACGTAGGTTGCGGTCGTGACCACACTCTGTTTGCTAAAGCAGACGGTAAAGTGAAATTTGAAGTTAAAGGCCCGAACAACCGTAAATACATCAGCATCGTTGCTGAGTAA
- the murA gene encoding UDP-N-acetylglucosamine 1-carboxyvinyltransferase gives MDKFRVQGPTRLQGEVTISGAKNAALPILFAALLAEEPVEIQNVPKLKDIDTTMKLLTQLGTKVERNGSVWIDASNVNNFSAPYDLVKTMRASIWALGPLVARFGQGQVSLPGGCAIGARPVDLHIFGLEKLGAEIKLEEGYVKASVNGRLKGAHIVMDKVSVGATVTIMSAATLAEGTTIIENAAREPEIVDTANFLVALGAKISGQGTDRITIEGVERLGGGVYRVLPDRIETGTFLVAAAISGGKIVCRNAQPDTLDAVLAKLREAGADIETGEDWISLDMHGKRPKAVTVRTAPHPAFPTDMQAQFTLLNLVAEGTGVITETIFENRFMHVPELIRMGAHAEIESNTVICHGVEKLSGAQVMATDLRASASLVLAGCIAEGTTVVDRIYHIDRGYERIEDKLRALGANIERVKGE, from the coding sequence ATGGATAAATTTCGTGTACAGGGGCCGACGCGCCTCCAGGGCGAAGTCACAATTTCTGGCGCGAAAAACGCCGCGCTGCCGATCCTCTTTGCTGCGCTGCTCGCGGAAGAGCCGGTAGAAATTCAGAACGTACCGAAGCTGAAAGATATCGACACCACCATGAAGCTGCTCACCCAGTTGGGGACGAAAGTCGAGCGTAATGGCTCCGTCTGGATCGATGCCAGCAACGTGAACAACTTCTCAGCACCGTACGACCTGGTGAAAACCATGCGTGCATCCATCTGGGCGCTTGGCCCGCTGGTAGCGCGTTTTGGTCAGGGACAGGTGTCACTGCCTGGTGGTTGCGCCATTGGCGCGCGTCCTGTTGACCTGCATATCTTCGGTCTGGAGAAGCTGGGCGCGGAGATCAAACTGGAAGAAGGTTACGTTAAAGCGTCCGTTAATGGCCGCCTGAAAGGCGCACACATTGTCATGGATAAAGTGAGCGTTGGCGCAACCGTCACCATTATGTCCGCGGCAACGCTGGCAGAAGGTACCACCATTATCGAAAACGCCGCGCGCGAGCCGGAAATTGTGGATACTGCCAACTTCCTCGTGGCGCTGGGTGCAAAAATCTCTGGCCAGGGTACCGATCGCATCACCATTGAAGGCGTTGAGCGTCTGGGGGGCGGTGTGTATCGCGTTCTGCCAGACCGTATTGAAACCGGGACTTTCCTGGTGGCTGCGGCCATTTCTGGCGGCAAGATTGTTTGCCGTAATGCGCAGCCTGACACCCTGGATGCGGTGCTGGCGAAGCTGCGTGAAGCGGGTGCGGATATCGAAACCGGTGAAGACTGGATCAGCCTTGATATGCACGGTAAACGTCCAAAAGCGGTAACCGTTCGCACGGCGCCGCATCCGGCATTCCCGACCGATATGCAGGCTCAGTTCACGCTGCTGAACCTGGTGGCAGAAGGTACCGGTGTGATCACCGAGACTATCTTCGAGAACCGCTTCATGCACGTACCGGAGCTGATCCGTATGGGCGCACATGCAGAGATCGAAAGTAACACGGTGATTTGCCACGGTGTTGAGAAGCTCTCCGGTGCGCAGGTTATGGCAACCGATCTGCGTGCGTCTGCGAGCCTGGTATTAGCGGGTTGTATCGCGGAAGGAACGACGGTTGTGGATCGTATCTACCACATCGATCGTGGTTACGAGCGTATTGAAGACAAACTGCGCGCGCTGGGTGCCAATATCGAGCGTGTGAAGGGCGAGTAA
- the sfsB gene encoding DNA-binding transcriptional regulator SfsB, with protein sequence MDMKFIDWHSADIIAALRKKGTSLAAESRRNGLSSSTLANALTRPWPKGELIIASALETHPWVIWPSRYHDPITHEFIDRTRMIRQKKTRKEQPA encoded by the coding sequence ATGGATATGAAATTTATCGACTGGCACTCAGCAGATATTATTGCTGCGCTGCGCAAAAAAGGAACATCGCTCGCCGCTGAATCACGTCGCAATGGATTGAGCTCATCAACGCTGGCAAATGCCCTGACTCGCCCCTGGCCAAAGGGTGAATTGATTATTGCATCGGCGCTGGAGACGCACCCGTGGGTCATTTGGCCCTCGCGTTACCACGATCCCATTACCCATGAGTTTATTGACAGAACACGCATGATTCGCCAGAAAAAAACCAGGAAAGAGCAACCGGCCTGA
- the mlaD gene encoding outer membrane lipid asymmetry maintenance protein MlaD yields the protein MQTRKNEIWVGVFLLLALLAALFICLRAADITSVRTEPTYRIYATFDNIGGLKARSPVRIGGVVIGRVADITLDEKTYLPRVAMDIEERYNHIPDTSSLSIRTSGLLGEQYLALNVGFEDPELGTTILKDGSVIQDTKSAMVLEDMIGQFLYNSKGDDKKSDAAPAQTEDHTNVAPTPGTTN from the coding sequence ATGCAAACGAGAAAAAATGAAATTTGGGTCGGCGTGTTCCTGTTGCTGGCACTGCTTGCCGCACTGTTTATCTGCCTGAGAGCGGCGGATATCACCTCAGTGCGTACCGAACCGACTTATCGCATCTATGCCACTTTCGACAATATCGGAGGGCTGAAGGCGCGCTCTCCTGTGCGTATTGGCGGTGTGGTTATTGGCCGTGTGGCAGACATTACGCTTGATGAAAAAACCTATCTGCCGCGCGTGGCGATGGATATTGAAGAGCGTTACAACCATATCCCGGATACCAGCTCGCTTTCTATCCGCACCTCCGGCCTGCTGGGCGAACAATATCTGGCACTGAACGTGGGCTTTGAAGATCCTGAGCTTGGAACGACTATCCTTAAAGACGGTAGCGTGATCCAGGATACCAAGTCCGCGATGGTGCTGGAGGACATGATTGGTCAGTTCCTTTACAACAGTAAGGGAGATGATAAAAAGTCCGATGCTGCCCCTGCGCAGACTGAAGATCATACCAACGTCGCACCGACACCTGGCACGACGAATTAA
- the ispB gene encoding octaprenyl diphosphate synthase: MNLEKINELTAQDMAGVNAAILEQLNSDVQLINQLGYYIVSGGGKRIRPMIAILAARAVGYQGKAHVTIAALIEFIHTATLLHDDVVDESDMRRGKATANAAFGNAASVLVGDFIYTRAFQMMTSLGSLKVLEVMSEAVNVIAEGEVLQLMNVNDPDITEENYMRVIYSKTARLFEAAAQCSGILAGCTAAQEKGLQDYGRYLGTAFQLIDDLLDYSADGETLGKNVGDDLNEGKPTLPLLHAMHNGSADQAKMIREAIEQGNGRHLLEPVLETMAICGSLEWTRQRAEEEADKAIAALQVIPDSPWRDALIGLAHIAVQRDR, translated from the coding sequence ATGAATTTAGAAAAAATCAACGAGTTAACCGCGCAAGATATGGCGGGTGTGAATGCAGCAATCCTGGAACAACTCAACTCTGATGTTCAGCTAATCAATCAGTTGGGCTATTACATCGTCAGCGGCGGCGGTAAACGTATTCGCCCGATGATTGCCATACTGGCCGCCAGAGCCGTGGGTTATCAGGGAAAGGCTCATGTCACTATCGCAGCACTGATCGAATTTATTCACACTGCGACGCTTCTGCATGATGATGTTGTGGATGAATCAGACATGCGTCGTGGCAAAGCCACGGCAAACGCCGCCTTCGGCAACGCAGCCAGCGTTCTGGTCGGTGATTTTATCTATACCCGTGCCTTCCAGATGATGACCAGCCTCGGCTCTCTGAAAGTGCTGGAAGTGATGTCTGAAGCCGTTAACGTGATCGCGGAAGGCGAAGTGCTGCAGCTGATGAACGTCAACGATCCTGACATCACCGAAGAAAATTACATGCGCGTAATCTACAGCAAAACCGCGCGCCTGTTTGAAGCCGCGGCGCAATGTTCCGGCATTCTGGCTGGCTGTACCGCTGCGCAGGAAAAAGGGCTGCAGGACTACGGCCGTTATCTGGGGACCGCATTCCAGTTGATTGACGATTTGCTAGACTACAGTGCTGATGGCGAAACGCTCGGCAAAAACGTCGGCGATGACCTCAACGAAGGTAAACCGACCCTGCCGCTGCTCCATGCCATGCACAACGGATCCGCTGACCAGGCGAAAATGATCCGTGAAGCGATTGAGCAGGGAAATGGTCGCCATCTACTGGAACCGGTACTGGAAACAATGGCCATCTGCGGCTCGCTGGAGTGGACGCGTCAGCGCGCTGAAGAAGAGGCGGATAAAGCCATCGCGGCACTGCAGGTCATTCCAGACAGCCCATGGCGCGATGCGTTAATCGGCCTTGCCCACATCGCCGTACAGCGCGATCGTTAA
- the mlaC gene encoding phospholipid-binding protein MlaC, with protein sequence MFKRLLMVAMLVIAPLTAAHAADQSNPYKLMDEAAKKTFDRLKNEQPKIRSNPDYLRDVVDQELLPYVQIKYAGALVLGRYYKDATPAQREAYFAAFREYLKQAYGQALAMYHGQTYQIAPEQPLGDATIVPIRVTIIDPNGRPPVRLDFQWRKNSQTGNWQAYDMIAEGVSMITTKQNEWSDLLRTKGIDGLTAQLQSISRQKITLDEKK encoded by the coding sequence ATGTTTAAACGACTGTTAATGGTTGCCATGCTGGTTATTGCCCCTCTCACGGCAGCACACGCCGCGGATCAGAGCAACCCGTACAAACTGATGGACGAAGCCGCGAAGAAAACCTTCGATCGTCTTAAAAACGAACAGCCTAAAATTCGTTCTAATCCTGATTATCTGCGTGACGTGGTCGATCAGGAGCTGCTGCCGTATGTGCAGATCAAATATGCCGGTGCGCTGGTGCTGGGGCGTTATTACAAAGACGCTACCCCTGCGCAGCGTGAAGCCTACTTTGCTGCCTTCCGCGAATACCTGAAACAGGCTTACGGCCAGGCGCTGGCGATGTACCACGGCCAGACCTACCAGATTGCACCGGAACAGCCGCTGGGTGATGCCACCATAGTGCCTATTCGCGTCACGATCATCGATCCTAACGGTCGTCCACCGGTTCGCCTGGATTTCCAGTGGCGTAAAAACAGCCAGACCGGCAACTGGCAGGCGTATGACATGATCGCCGAAGGGGTGAGCATGATCACGACTAAACAGAATGAGTGGAGCGACCTGCTGCGTACTAAAGGCATTGATGGCCTGACCGCCCAGCTGCAGTCTATCTCTCGCCAGAAAATCACCCTGGATGAGAAGAAGTAA